Within the Amaranthus tricolor cultivar Red isolate AtriRed21 chromosome 15, ASM2621246v1, whole genome shotgun sequence genome, the region AGCAGAGGGAGCTAGTAGGAAAATCTAACTCAAAATCTTTTCTAAAAGTAACGTATCTTCTTCAACTGAgataattattcaataattttttaaaataaattgatgtaaattacttttaaaaaaaaagggttcAGTACCATTTTTAGAGGAATTAGCGGCTAAAAAGTTTGAAGGCAATATCTTAATTGATATGAATAGCATTTACAAAGTTTATATATAGAAGCATatacatatgactaattttcaacagaattaatgatgaagatggTAACGACAGAGATTTAGTAGCAAGTCAACTTTCAAAGATGttacatatttaattaatttccaCATCTGAATTAAATAAAAGCATGTGATTAGAGACCATTATTgtcatcatcctcatcatctacatacttgaaattaagaaaaataatctaATATAGTACTCATACAATTAAGACCCATCAACATTTGAATCCATCACCCGAGCTTTTATACCATGTTGAggaaccatttcaacagaaaGCTTAAATTGATGACTAAAATAACCTCGAGATATTTTGTGTATTCTATCAAATATTCTGATCTTATAGCACTAAAATAACTAGCTTGAATGTACAAATTCATACTTAATAGCTAATATAGCTACACTCTTTGTTTCATAAAATTTGCTACAATTTTTTAAACacattttacaaaaaattttataactcattatttttccattttattgactcatttttttcattttctcattTTGTACTTGTAGCAATTCTTTTGGAACAAAAAggatattaattataaaataattacaagtCTGCCCTGAAGCACAAGTCTTGATCATTACCGTTGAGTTGAGAAGCAATAAGTCGATCAAGCGTCATCCAATCACTTAACCTTTGTTTcccatcataatcatcatcatcatcttcatagcACATCATATTAATAATAGGATCATGATCAAATTGATCTGTTGGGCTACTACTAGTAAGCATAggaagattattattattattattattgtactgatgatCATTAGTAGCTTGTAATAGAGTACTATTAATGTGATTATCATGGAtgattaagcttttttggggTATGTTTGGTATGTTTTGAGCAACAGTGTAAGTATAAATGTAGTTGGTGTTTCCGGTACAACTAGTTGTTGGATGATCATGATTGTTCATCTGATGATCTTGATGATAAGTCGTCATCTTCGTTGGCTTCCCCATGCAAGAAAAGATTTGATCCAATACCTTTTTACTGCTTAAATCCAACAACTGGTTTTGTGTTTCTGTTGTTGTTGGTGTTGGTATGTTTGTAGGACTTTCATCAATGGTTTTCTGGTAGTTTTTCTTCCTGAAAACACGGCAAATCACCCAACTATCTTCTGATGTAGTAGAAGTACTATTATCTTGTCTTGACACCTAAATATATATCATCATTTATTACATAAGttgttttttttctaatatatacttaattatAGTACTATAGAAAAAACTGAAGTTCAACTATATGTACATTAAACGATTAAAAGAATatcttacttgactatattttttcttacatattagtTGCACTATATAAAATGGGGTTTGGCAAAATAGTTTATtggcaattttagcttattttaataCAATTTGAAGGTTGGATAGTCAAACCAGCAATTctaatgtttgataaattaactggttgaaacaatttattgttatgaataagctgtttttgaacagGCTGCTTATAGCAACGGATTCAAAATTAGTTGGTCAAACTAGTTAATAAAACTAGCTGCTCAAATCATCCACTATCAACCATTTGATAAACATcacaaaataagtttaaatgaaaaataacgCCAATAACCataatataacataaaacataaaaagtCAAGTGGTTCAGTGTGGTCTGTCCTGAAGGATCATGTATTCCTGACAACAGGAACCATCATGGATAGTTCCTGTTTACCTTACAAGGAACAGTACTAATTATACATGATAATAATCAGGCAAAATTATCTTATGGTAGAAGCTTATAGAgttaaatatacataaaaagaaaattaatatacaGCCTCTCAGATTTAATGCACATTAAAAATAGATTGCATAGTGGATCAGTCAAGAGAGTGTGAATTAGTCCAATAAAGAGTGAAAAATGGtgcacaataaaattaatatacagtaatattaaattttgaGTGATTTTATAGTGATTGACTTTGAAATGATGCAATCTTAACCGTTAATAGGAATAAATCAAAGTAACTTACTGAGGAAAGATCATGTAATGTGATAGCACTACAGTCTTCAAGTCGATACTCATGCATGATCCAATCAGATTTTTCACCGTGAGGAGCTCGACCTTTGTAGAAAACTAGAGTCTTCCTCATTCCAATGCGTTTGCAGCTGCTATAGATCATCTTGTCTCGGCCCGTGGCCTTCCAAAACCCAGCTGCAGTGGCTCGGTTTGTTCGAGTTCCTGTTGGGTATTTCTTGTCTTTGTGACTGAAGAAATACCAGTCATTTTGTGGTCCTGACCCTATCCTGCATTTCTCTGTAAACCACCAATCCATATAGCACTTGTATGATTAAGTGCCTTTTGTGTAAGCTTCCATGGAAGCGGCATTTGACTATATGGTGGGATGATTTATTTcacatcgacaaattaaaaatggtgtacatactttataagttattagagcCACTCTTTTCATTGGCATATAGTTTTGAGATGGTATATTGAGGGTATTTGGCAAATTAgcttattgagcaattttaccttattttaatataaatagagggttggatggtcaaaccagctaatactagtgtttgataaattagctgattgaaacaacttattgatacgaataaattgtttttgaacaagttgctTATAGTAGCGGGTTTAAAATCAACTGGTCAAACTAGTTAATacaatcagctggtcaaatcagcTATTATAATCAGCTATTTGCCAAACACCTTCATCTACTTAGCTTTTTAAGCATGTACCTCATGTTTTCCCATTATGCTGACATTCACGATAAATTCAGCCTAATTCAACAATATACACAACCTTAATTTTTAAACAACAAACAAATTATTTTCCATCGACAAACATAGATCAAAAGtgtatatatgataaaaaaaaataaaaaattcacattGAGATTATTAAAAAAGTTCCGTCTTTAATTTATACGActctattattaattaaaataaaaattaccttgGATATCCCAAGGTTCAAGCTTGTTGAGGTCAATATCACGAATAACATCAAGATCAATCTCTTCAAAAGAGATTTTCTTCTTCAAATAATACTGCAAAAGTTCTTCTTCTGTAGGATGAAATCTGAAACCTGGTGGAACTTTCGACTGACCATTCACTGACAGATTCATTTTGACTTTGATTATAAATTTCAACTTTTTATCAAAATACTTAAAGAAGGAAGATATATAAATTAAGTAGTAATAATAGACATAGGTAGCCAAAAGCCTAAAATGAGTGTGGGAGATAATTAAGTGTGAGTTAAAAGTATGATTAAAGAAGACAATATATATAAAGGCAGTAAGGGTAGAACAGAAAACACAGTTTAAGCTCTGCATGGAAAAGGGTTTGGTATCATGGCCATTCAAAGTACTTTTTGTGGGTCCATTTAATTTAAGTTCCAGAAGGGCTTAGGTAGCTAGCTACCTAAGCAATAAATTTATGTGTGTATACTTTATAGTTGTAATTAGTTTTGAAGTACTCGACTACTACAAGTATATTTTTTAGTTAGTTTAGATAGATAGAGATTTATGGGATTTTGCACATTACAAGCTAAGTACTTGTCAAGCAGTTACTCTATACATATTACATACCCATATATTTTTGAGAGATTATATCGAATAGGATTGGctcaaaaaggaaaatatagagtaaaaaGAGACATCAAGTTTTAAAAGATTAGGCTTGAGAGAtgtttctcaaagagacggcTATTGTTTTGTGATGAACGATACAGGTCGGTCAGGCCCAACTAAGGAACTAGGCAAGCCAAGCGTGACCAACAGAAATCCAATTGGGAGTGGTGGCCTGAGCTAAGACAATCGTGACTAATAAGGTCGTTGAGCCTTATCGGTTAAGCCAGCCGAATGTGCCTTTGATGCTAATTCATAGCTAGTCAACATGCATGACTAGGGTTAGCTTAGCTATGTCTCCTTGGTTTAATTTAAGTTTTGTATTATACGGAAAATCTATTTTTAGACTCAATTTTACActcacaaattaattttatctttatttatatatataaggatTATAAAATAcatgattcaaactaaatctaaattaatataaatagttaattttctattaattagTTTGTAAAAATTAGAATTGGTAGTCCATGCAAATTTGGTGTATCGTTCCTAACACAATAGTGTAGGTAAATGGAAATGGTAAAGGCAAAAGAAATTGATGAGTTGGTCCTACAAAAGGGACAGTTAGGGTAGAAGGCAACCCTCCATCTCGACATCATATTATGACCTTTCACCTTTATAATCTTGGAGGAAAGAACCATCTTAATTCTCAAGTAGAATAAAGATTCCACACCAGGCCATATTTATAAAAGACGATACTCCAATCATCAATCAAGATTCAAGAACATGCCCAATTGGAAGTTATAGTTGTCACATATGATTTACTACAATTCTATTAGTAACTAAACACGAAATATGATGTTGGTTATACATGTAACATGTTTTAACTTGTACACAACATTAGAGACTTCAACaagatgaaaattaaattatatattttaattataaaatcataattgaagaatttgagaatcaCATGGTTTTAATAGTCATTCTTCAATTCTCAACTCTAATTACTTATAAAAGTATGAGTGAAATTAAGCtaactttaaattttcaaattaaacacaatttaatattttcacGATGTTGTCTTGtgacaaatttaaaatttaataaagtatTACATGTTCTAGAAAATCAACCATAGCCATCAACATAAATACTTTCTTAAGTTGAttttttaacatggtatcatcAAAAGTCAACGTCATGATGAAAGGTTCATGAATTATGATACCATATTGTCAACGAAAATAACTAAATCCACTAAAGTTTAAGTTGAGGTAtcccaaaaaatattatatactccTTCACATTCTATaactttttcataaataattaacTTTTGATATTACTTGAACTTATGAGGTGACGATGTAGTACATATGAATATCACccttgttaaaaataaattatttattcatagaagtttttttaaattttattttcaagtatatactccctcctattcatagatAAAAGGATATTTGGGTTTCGCACCAAAACAAAAGAGGGGCGGGGAACCACTTAAAAATGGGTGGAAAACTCTCTTTTTCCATAAAGAACATTAATatttatgtgttgttgtagtaagaataaaaaggtaaaaaagaatgacaaaaataaagATGAgacataattaataaattgaccAAATAAAAATATGTCCTTAAATCAATGATAAAAGGGAgtatattctaaaattttacATATCTAgatgaatttaataaaatttcacatgCATGTTTTAATTTGCAAAAGTCCATGAAAAATCATTTATAAAATTCTCTCGTGTTAAAAGTGTTGATAGGTCCATTGacctaataataaatattcTAGCTAGCCTTTACTATTCATTAATGTTTGGTACActaaaaatcgttttttcacCCTTTCGTGTTTCCTTAATCCTAACAATACAAATGCTTTATTAACGTGTCctcttacaagttacaacgGAGATTAAGATAggaaaaatattttacattttgCAAGAAAAATTTATTAGGCAGAAGTATTCGTCAAacagaaattaaataaaatatagttttgatatttttgatttattatagTGGAAGCGATTAATAAAAGAAATACTAGGAGTAGAAGAAaactgtcaaggaaccaactcaaccaaaagcttaagctgatggttgaggccccaggatatgttatatactctaacacgccctctCACACGAGACCCCATTGGGGTAGAAGTGTagatgcgcataggcgctgaatattccactttaaatgaggggtggttgagattcgaacccgtgacctctcacgttggctctgataccatttcaaggaaccaactcaaccaaaagcttaagctgatgattgagcccctaggatatgttatatactctaacaaaaacaaatgtattattattattattattattattattattattatgaaattacAACAATCATGCAGGGATACTCTAGGCACGagttatttaatcaaataaGCTAGAGCTACTAATTTGATTTAAAGccctataaataataaattgtgTAACACATACAATACAAAAAGCGGGAACCAATTCGTCATTACATATAATTCACATGCAGAGATAATTATTTGATCAATCAGAGATTCTTCAAAAAGGTTGATGCAAGTTTAGttattatatcatttttaagggacataattaacattagtactaattactaattagtaggttttaattacttaattattaCACAATTAATATCTCTATATATGAATGCATGATAGTTCCAATTAACATCATTTTCAAACAAGATAAAACTAATTAGTTGTTCATTGACACTGTACAATTCTACTACATAGGTTGGTCCTGAAAAAACCATTAAAGAACAAATGTATACTTAGCTTTCTGAAATGACTCCTTAGTGATTTATTTTCATTCTGATTCATCATTAATTAAATGTTTCAATAGCTTTGACATGCTTAGTTACATTATTGTACTTttagtttcattattttttactaACAAATATAGTAGGAGCGAGTACGAGTATTAATGAAAACAACACTTAATTTAGCAAACTAATTAATATTAGATGTGAGATTAGAGAAGATAAATCAAGctcaaatatgttttttctaCCTTAATTAGTTAGATAAATAGTTGCATGACAAGCATTTTGTGGCTAATTATGATGTATATAGTTATCCAATTTATTATAGCGACAAAGACATGTAatatttgagaaaaaatattaaaaaattgatcTTTATTTATTAGTAGTCATATTCTGAAATAATTATTATCTTCTcaataaatttgattcatttatATTCGTTattaaacatatattaaatgCCTTtgcaaataaataaacaaaaaaaaaaaaaaaaaaaaaccacaatAATACTCCATCAAACAGCATTTTAAGTTTCACGTAGTATTTTTTCTTGATCTTTTAATTTGTAGCAAGTTTACATAAATGTCATTTTTTTCACTCGACTGCTTTAgagtttattcattttaattagataaaaagaaatagaaatcAAAATGAGAAATTACACCACAAGATTGGAGGCAAGAAAATCTAAAAGATTGATCTTGGGATATAAACCTCATCTGTAGCAAttgcaaatcaatataaatgaatataaaataaagaaccataattaaattataagttGAACTTATGatgaaataaacaataatatgtttTAACATATTATTGGCCCATGTatattttcttctaatttttttctttgaaaagtaaggattttcaaataatattttaaaattaatatatttagagtaagatgcatttaaaaattttaaattttaaataatatatcaaaattggGATTTTTAGACTCAAAACACtctaaattcaaatttttgattttaattttccaaataaaattaaaggttTCAGAGTTAGTTAAGAAAgctgaaatttttataataattgttaattcattttattataacatcataaaatatatatttaagacGTCAAAACAAGTAtcgtatgagactgtctcacctaataaaaataattttaccttaaatttTATGTTATAACATACTTTACAAATATTCAAGTCGACTTAAAATTGTATCCGTGTTTGGAAATAACAAAAGTTGAAATGATTAATTAGCGTGGCGCAATAAATTAGTATAGGCCTAGAGGGTTATTCCGTCAAGCGCAACCACTAAATGAATGATGATCATAATAATAGTGTTTATGCCCCCAAAATTCTATTCATAATCATGATTTGGGCCAAACTGTTAATTGATAGAGCAACTACTCCCTCTAGTACTTACCTGCACTTTGTCCTTTCATTAGCTAGTCACCCCAACTTACATCAAAATAGTTAAGTCAAATCAAGTTAgattagtaaaaattaattttaattattaattaataagagtagtaattaatttgaatatcacaagtttaaatataaattatttttgatttctaTTTCAATTTTATAAGTATAGTTAATACATTTATAATTAATAGGAGCAATTATTTAGAAATACTTCTTCCACTATATTATGTTCTTATTCACTTGGAATATGGATATGAAGTATGAAccaatgatattaataataagggTTAATATTTTGTTACTTGTCTATTtggtaatcggtactaaatggtaagaatgagaatgatttgtagtgtaaattttcatgatatgtattaTGTGttaccatggtaatgaaagtttgatcatacaaAAATCACAATTTTCCATCGTCACctaatatcatatttttaaatggtaatgcatttgaatgaattttgaaacgaaaatgagattattgaaGGAAAATAAATATGACCAATACATTTGTCAAAAAATATTCCTACCATGATTagactaatttttcattactctTTTCACTATTTACTAATGATGACCAAACAGGTCGTACAAATAAGCattgattgaaataaataattattaatcatTATATTTGGTTGAAGTCAtagaaatgagtaaaaatatttTGGAAAAAGAGAGGAGttacaattataaatttataattagggGAATGGTATTATTAATATGAAAGAATCAAGTGAATTTAATAAATTgcgataaattaaaatgatttcaaatctgtcaattcaaataaaaatgcaGCTCCAAATTCAAATCCAAAGATGTGAACAATATTAAAAGAAGTAGTACTACAGTATTAATGAGAAAGAGATTATGAGTTAATTCATGTAGgaataaacaaaatacaagTGTTTGAGGTTGTCAGTACTAATTATACTACTCCTAATTAATTAGCTTGTAATTAATAACACATTTGTGTTTGGTTCAATTAGGTTTAGTATTATGGTTCAATGTTTTATGTAATTAGTTATCTATTATTATGTGTTTTAAAGCTATGACGTACCATGAGGTGTTGATTATGTAGTAGTCATTACTCATTAAGCTCAACTCATTAAATGAATTATAAATGGTGTACATCAAACATCTTTtcctaattataaattaatacttccttttatttatagagAATAAAACAATTGGGTTTTGCACCAAAACTAAGGAGGAGTGGAAGACCACTTAAAAGTGGATGGAAAAATCTCTTTTTCTATAAAGGGTATTGATActtatgtgttgttgtagtaagggtaaaaaggtaaaaaagaatgataaaaatagaaatgagacattttcagtgaattggtccaataaaaaaatgtctcattctctatgaatagaagggagtattgtttgtattgtttattatttgttctcctcattttatattatttaggtaaaaaaaaactCCGTAATCTTGAATAATGTTAAATAAGTAGGGTAGAGAAACAATCCTATTAATATAGGGCTATAGCTCTTGATGCACCAAAAAATCTCTTGCAGATCAGATAGTTCTTATTTCGTTAACTAAATGTAGTTTTAGACCCTTGGAATAGGATTTTGGTACTATTAGACCTATTAAGAAAGTTGATTTGGTGTATATTTGGGATACAATCATTTTTAATTAGGTTATATTCGTGTCAGGTTACTATATAATAAAtaagttaaatattttaattttatttgtgacCATTCAagtttttacaaaaattattgtatatagtttttattctatttttaaattcttgtaaaataatagattaatatttaatagtagTTTTAAGGCTCTAACGAGAAAAACATagccttaaaatcgaaaattattataatatagtGAATTTtaactaacaaaaaaaacactaaaatcTAAATACTAAGTGAAATGGCCAAGTTTTAGTTATGGTCAGATTTGACCTActtctttaatcattttatttttaggtCAAGAGTAAAAACTCTAATTCATGTTCCGCTAAATTATGTTgaataaaaactcaaaaaatttaaatattatcatattattattaaaagcaaagaaaaaaaGTAATACTTCTAACCTTTTACATTAGTTTACTATTTTGCATTTATATTTAGCCTCAAAAGTAAACAATTGTATAAATTTGGGTTTCAACCTAcacaaaatgaataaaaatatcacaaattctcatATGAAATGGTCTCACAGTGAGATCATTTTAATTGGGTTGACCTAATTTACATTTACTTTTAAAGTGGTGacttttatagtcttaaagttatcatttataaatttaaagtgatcacttacaattttaaagtgatcacttagagAAATGGACTTACTTGTATGgactcgtctcatggtgagacggtctcatacaagaccgACCGtaaaaatataagtttaaaTGATACTATACTTGACCCaataaaaaccctaactcataatattttttaatttcaatgcTTTAGCCCAAAACATGATACATGATACATCAAATccaatactcattgatcatgGCCATGAAGATGACATGACCATAGCTTCATTCAAGTTGCAAGGAATTGTGCATATCAAGTCTCCATTAGGCCAtagttaaaattttcaaacaattGGTTGAATAATTGCCTACCTACACATTTAAAGAcattatttccttttttaattgGTTAAACTGGGAATAAATTCTTATATGGTAATGAAAGTGACTTAACAGAAActgtaaaagaaaacaaaaagaaaaagataaaaaaaagtggTAGGAATAAGCAAGACATCATCAAAGGCAAAGCAAGCATAAAGAGGAACAAAGAAGAAGGCAGCCAATCATATCCCCCATGCAATTGCCATGCCTATTTAATTAAAGTTTGGCCCCAAATTTCAGGGGGAAAGCTAAATTCTAACAGCCTAACCATAGAAACCTAAGCTTCTCCTACACCCTTCTTTAGTTCTCCCACCCCTACAAGGTAAGGGTACGTGTGAATACATTAATTTGGGACAATTCACATATTTGTTACTCTTTTAATACTTGCTTAGTCTAAAATTTGGTGGCTAAACGTCACTTGTGTTATAATAGGTCTAAATTTATCATAGCAATTCAAACACGTGGTACTTGAAAGGTCAGATCTTATAAAGGACAAGAAGGGTCTGTGCCCCAAAGCcatcaaaaaattagaaaaataacgctttaatattttaatagttagaGTCTTGTAATAGTATATTTACTAATTACGGgtctataattaatatttttcctCGGGCCTTTCAAATCTCAGGAGCGGCCCTTCTTACTTGCTTCTTGAAGTATTCCAACTTCACTTATTTACCTATGGTGAGAGTTGTAATGGGTAATATCAATATTTATCACACGTTA harbors:
- the LOC130801361 gene encoding NAC domain-containing protein 12-like; the encoded protein is MQSLNCVFCSTLTAFIYIVFFNHTFNSHLIISHTHFRLLATYVYYYYLIYISSFFKYFDKKLKFIIKVKMNLSVNGQSKVPPGFRFHPTEEELLQYYLKKKISFEEIDLDVIRDIDLNKLEPWDIQEKCRIGSGPQNDWYFFSHKDKKYPTGTRTNRATAAGFWKATGRDKMIYSSCKRIGMRKTLVFYKGRAPHGEKSDWIMHEYRLEDCSAITLHDLSSVSRQDNSTSTTSEDSWVICRVFRKKNYQKTIDESPTNIPTPTTTETQNQLLDLSSKKVLDQIFSCMGKPTKMTTYHQDHQMNNHDHPTTSCTGNTNYIYTYTVAQNIPNIPQKSLIIHDNHINSTLLQATNDHQYNNNNNNNLPMLTSSSPTDQFDHDPIINMMCYEDDDDDYDGKQRLSDWMTLDRLIASQLNGNDQDLCFRADL